The Oryzias latipes chromosome 4, ASM223467v1 genome includes a window with the following:
- the tmem47 gene encoding transmembrane protein 47, producing MSSSVSATEEVRVSALTPLKLVGLACVFFALCLDIGATLSPAWVTAEDQYYLSLWDSCWKPVSSVEWSCSSTLATDWQIATLALLLGGAALTLFSFLVALISLCFGSRSRCYKTIAVMLFSAVVLQVCSLVLFPIKFIETVSLRVYHEFNWGYGLAWGSTIFSFGGAILYCLNPKNYEDYY from the exons ATGTCTTCATCGGTGAGTGCCACGGAGGAGGTCCGGGTGTCGGCGCTGACGCCCCTGAAGTTGGTGGGACTCGCGTGCGTCTTCTTCGCGCTTTGTCTGGATATTGGGGCCACGCTGAGCCCGGCGTGGGTCACGGCGGAGGACCAGTACTATCTGTCCCTGTGGGACTCTTGCTGGAAACCGGTCAGCTCCGTGGAATGGTCCTGCAGCAGCACGCTGGCCACAG ACTGGCAGATTGCCACACTGGCCTTGCTGCTGGGGGGAGCAGCCCTTACCCTGTTCTCCTTTCTCGTGGCCCTGATCTCCCTCTGCTTTGGATCCAGGAGTCGCTGTTACAAGACCATCGCTGTCATGCTGTTCTCTGCTG TGGTGCTTCAGGTGTGCAGCCTGGTCCTGTTCCCCATCAAGTTCATAGAAACCGTCAGTCTGAGGGTTTACCACGAGTTCAACTGGGGCTACGGTCTGGCCTGGGGATCCACAATCTTCTCCTTCGGAGGTGCCATCCTCTACTGCCTCAACCCCAAGAACTATGAAGACTATTACTAA
- the tab3 gene encoding TGF-beta-activated kinase 1 and MAP3K7-binding protein 3, with translation MAQGGSQLDYHILQDLKQRFPEIPEGVVSQCLLQNNNNLDLCCHLLAQESNRYLYGEFHHSPEEARQGRNPMLHINLPYLGSEASKSNGTGVGRSLVHSTSDSHIEPQRPSYPEPMSAPATVAPSPGYNPFFMNDQSRSASTPTPPPTMQGMSPTYSRYTMNPVTVDLPPSIPSVPQVLQIPPGHYVNNSNATLYMRPSPSQSPQPAPWPSSGTPVYQHQQSPYSTPKYGSPYSSPQHQVQPQPAHQQYVFLPITPQTPHSMGYHHQQPPLQQPTVYRHYHTKNPLAKQFEIEGQRPRSNSPVHTPHPQGNLYMATSTSPSSPSRSMNFSGSPGPTAYLPGMYLQPQGSARPRPASSPQPAQSAYTYKKNLSPGGQAQRPPSSPPVAEAESLLNIVDQGEHSAAPAPILPISALLGNNANQYHQMPRRSSSGSDDYAYTQALLLHQRARMERLMKQLKLEKQKLEQLKADVNNMEYDALQRRFRRVNSTSLIPRPEEMTRLRSLNRQLQIDIDCTLKETDLLQSRGKFDPKAMNSFYDNIQPGPVVPPELGRKEGEQGSKPVLAPQRDEDFEGAQWNCESCTFLNHPALNRCEQCEMPRCT, from the exons AACAACAATAACCTAGATCtctgctgccacctgctggccCAAGAGAGCAACAGATACTTGTATGGAGAGTTCCATCACAGTCCAGAAGAGGCGCGACAGGGCCGAAACCCCATGCTTCACATAAACCTGCCCTACCTGGGCTCAGAGGCCAGCAAATCCAATGGAACAGGTGTAGGTCGCTCGCTTGTGCACAGTACCAGTGACAGTCACATAGAGCCGCAGCGGCCCAGCTACCCCGAACCCATGTCGGCTCCTGCTACCGTGGCCCCCTCGCCTGGATACAAccctttttttatgaatgatCAAAGCCGCTCGGCTAGCACGCCCACCCCTCCGCCCACGATGCAAGGCATGTCGCCCACATATTCACGTTACACCATGAACCCTGTAACCGTTGATCTTCCGCCAAGTATCCCCAGCGTCCCCCAGGTTCTCCAGATACCTCCTGGACACTACGTTAACAACAGCAACGCCACCCTCTACATGCGACCTTCGCCTTCTCAGAGCCCGCAGCCGGCGCCCTGGCCGTCCTCGGGCACGCCTGTCTATCAGCATCAACAGTCCCCCTACAGTACTCCGAAGTACGGCTCCCCGTATAGTTCGCCGCAGCATCAGGTCCAGCCGCAACCTGCGCACCAGCAATATGTCTTCCTCCCCATTACCCCTCAAACCCCTCATAGCATGGGCTACCATCACCAGCAACCCCCCTTGCAACAGCCTACAGTTTACAGGCACTACCACACGAAAAATCCCCTCGCAAAACAGTTTGAGATAGAAGGTCAGCGACCCCGCAGTAACTCCCCCGTGCACACCCCGCATCCCCAAGGAAACCTTTACATGGCCACCAGTACTTCGCCCAGCTCCCCTTCTAGAAGCATGAACTTCAGTGGATCTCCGGGGCCAACGGCTTACCTTCCCGGGATGTACTTGCAGCCTCAGGGCTCTGCGAGGCCTCGGCCTGCGTCCTCCCCGCAACCGGCCCAGTCGGCCTACACCTATAAAAAGAATCTTTCCCCGGGAGGCCAGGCTCAGAGGCCTCCCAGCTCACCCCCTGTCGCTGAAGCTGAATCTCTTCTGAACATAGTAGACCAAGGGGAGCACAGCGCCGCTCCTGCTCCCATCCTGCCCATCTCTGCTTTGCTGGGGAACAACGCTAATCAGTATCACCAAATGCCCAGACGCTCAAGCTCAGGCTCCGATGACTATGCCTACACACAAG CTCTTCTGCTTCACCAGCGTGCCAGGATGGAGCGCTTGATgaagcagctgaagctggagaAGCAGAAACTGGAGCAGCTCAAGGCTGATGTCAATAACATGGAGTATGACGCCCTTCAGAGACGCTTTCGAAGAGTCAACTCCACAAGTCTTATACCCAGG CCTGAAGAAATGACCAGACTCCGGAGTCTCAACAGACAGCTGCAGATTGATATTGACTGTACACTGAAGGAGACAGATCTGCTGCAGTCCAGAG GGAAGTTTGACCCCAAAGCAATGAACAGCTTCTATGACAACATTCAGCCGGGTCCAGTCGTGCCGCCAGAACTTGGGAGGAAAG AGGGGGAGCAGGGCTCCAAGCCAGTGTTGGCgccccagagagatgaggactTTGAAGGCGCCCAGTGGAACTGTGAAAGCTGCACCTTCCTCAACCATCCTGCACTCAACCGCTGTGAACAGTGTGAGATGCCGCGCTGCACCTGA
- the prrg1 gene encoding transmembrane gamma-carboxyglutamic acid protein 1 codes for MENLFLPADAAHAVLRRLRRANFLLEEIKFGNIQRECREEICSYEEAREAFEDDEKTKQFWNEYVRESSPPGGLGTVPGGVQSLYLVVPLLLVLFVIAAVAITVWRCHSRKPSQRGLGHSHHNQVLSTVSLDHLGRDHQHRDQTELSIHSCPAFLGSGNTPGSAEDPPPSYEEAVGHTDVRIETELPPQYDDIVHSSSTRSSRGQVK; via the exons ATGGAAAACC TGTTCCTGCCAGCAGACGCAGCCCACGCCGTGCTGAGGCGGCTGCGGAGGGCGAACTTCCTGCTGGAGGAGATTAAGTTTGGGAACATTCAGAGGGAATGCCGTGAGGAGATCTGCTCCTATGAGGAGGCCCGAGAAGCTTTTGAGGACGATGAGAAGACG AAGCAGTTCTGGAATGAATATGTGCgagagagcagcccccccggcGGTCTGGGGACGGTGCCGGGCGGAGTCCAATCGTTGTACCTAGTTGTGCCGTTACTGCTGGTTCTGTTCGTCATCGCCGCCGTGGCCATCACCGTGTGGCGGTGTCACTCCCGGAAACCCTCACAGCGCGGCCTCGGACATTCACACCACAACCAGGTTCTGTCGACTGTTTCCTTAGACCATTTGGGGAGGGATCACCAGCACAGGGACCAAACAGAACTCAGTATCCACAGCTGCCCAGCCTTTCTGGGCTCAGGAAATACGCCAGGAAGCGCGGAAGACCCTCCACCGTCGTACGAGGAGGCCGTGGGCCATACAGACGTCAGGATTGAGACGGAACTTCCTCCACAGTACGATGATATAGTTCACTCCAGTTCCACCAGGAGCAGTCGTGGGCAAGTTAAGTAG